The DNA region CCATTTAATTTAGAGATATTAACTTTCATTCCAGGTTATATATGGTTTATATTAAAAGTATCTATGGTATTATTCTGTTTTTTATGGATACGAGCAACATTGCCACGATATAGATATGATCAATTAATGTATTTGGGATTGAAAGTATTTTTGCCGATTGTATTAGCTTGGATAATAGTAGTATCAACTATTTTAGTATATAGTAATAACTTACCCATAGCACTAGAAACTGTGCTAAACAAATAATTGGATTTAATGTAGAGAATCGAAAATGAAAATAACTAATTTTACTAAATCTTTTCTTTTGTATGAAATTATTGTTGGAATGTTTTTAACTTTGAAATATTTTTTTAAATCTAAAGTTACGATTCGTTATCCTAATGAAGTTAGCAAATTGAGCCCAAGATTTAAAGGAGAGCATGCTTTAAGACGCTATCCAGATGGTGAAGAGAGATGTATAGCATGTAAATTATGCGAAGCTATTTGTCCAGCTCAAGCTATTACTATTGAAGCAAAAGAGCAGCCGAATGGTAGTAGGCGCACTACTAAATATGATATTGATATGACTAAGTGTATATATTGCGGATTATGTCAAGAGGCATGCCCAGTAGATGCTATTGTTGAAGGGCCAAATTTAGAATTTGCTACAGAAACTCATCAGGAATTATTGTATAACAAAGAGAAACTTTTAAGAAATGGTGATATGTGGGAACATGTAATAGCTAAAAATTTAAAAGTGGATAGTATTTACAGGTAGTTAATGTTATTTTTTTATTTATTTTCTGTTTTAGCACTACTTGGGAGTATTGGGGTTATAACAAGCAAAAATCCAGTATATGCAGCATTGTGGTTAATATTTGTGTTCTGTAATACATCTGGGTTACTAATATTACTTGGAGCAGAATTTTTAGCTTTCTTATTAGTAATAGTTTATGCTGGAGCTGTAGCAATTTTATTTCTTTTTGTAGTAATGATGTTGAATATAAAGTCTGACAATCTAGTTTTAGTGAAAACGCGTACTATTTTAAATATTCCAATTTATGTAATTATTGCTTTCATTTTTATCATTGATTTAAGCATAATTATTGTTATGTGTTTTAGCAATTACTGTCCCATACATTATGAGGAAAATAACTTAGATATTAAAGCTATTGGTAGAGTATTATATACTGAATATGCGCTACAGTTTCAGTTATCTGGAATAATATTGTTGATCGCAATGATTGGTTGCGTTGTATTAACAGTACGTAAAAGATCTGGAGTTAAAAGGCAAGATCATTACTCTCAAATTAATCGCAATAGAAATAGCAGCATTCAAGTTGTTAAAGTTGAAGTTAACAAGGGGATAGAGGATGTCGATTCTAATTAAAGAAATAGGTCTAATACATTATTTGATATTTACAACGATACTATTTGGAATTGGATTGATTGGAGTTATGCGGAATTGGTGTAGTGTAATTTTGACCCTCATGTCAATAGAGTTAATGCTATTAGCAGTTAATGTTAATTTCATAGTGTTTGCAAGTTATTATAATAATATTATAGGGCAAATTTTTAGTATAATGATATTTTCGGTAGCAGCAGCTGAATCTGCTATTGGATTAGCAATAATTGTGGTACATTTTCGTAATTGTTCTTCAATTTCAGTTAAGGATTTAAACAAATTGAAGGGATAAGATATGTCATTTTTAATTACATTATTACCGTGTTTACCTTTAATTTCAGGTGTAATTAGTAGATTAAATAATAGTTTTGCGACAAAAATAATATCGTATATAACTGTTATGTTAATTGCTAGTACTAGCTTTGCTGCAATTTTAGTTTTTTGGAATATTAGCAAGCATAATAGTGTTGAACATATAATATTGTTTGAGTGGCTTGAGCTGTTAAATTTTAAATCACATTGGGCTATTTACATTGATAAATTAACAGCACTAATGTTAGTCATAGTATCCTTAATTTCTACGATAGTTCATATTTATTCTATAGGTTATTTACATGACGATAAAGAATTACCTAAATTCATGTCATATTTATCTTTTTTTACTTTTTTTATGTTGATGTTAGTCTCATCAGATAATTTTTTACAGCTATTTTTTGGATGGGAAGGAGTAGGGGTAAGTTCTTACTTATTAATAGGATTTTGGCATAAAAAATATGCCGCAATAATTGCAGCATATAAAGCATTTATTGTTAATAGATTTGCTGACTGTGCATTTCTTTTAGCAATTATTGCTATTATTTATAATTGCAACTCTGTAGAATTTAAGACAGTATTTAGTCATGCTGAACAATTATCAAAAACAATAGTCTCAATTGTTGATATTAAAATCAGTGTTTTAGACTTAATTTGTTGTTTGCTATTTATTGGATGTATGGGCAAATCTGCTCAAATTGGTTTGCATATATGGTTACCAGATGCTATGGAAGGGCCTACTCCTGCATCAGCACTAATTCATGCTGCTACTATGGTAACAGCTGGCATATTCTTATTGGCTAGATGTTCATTTATGTTTGAATATTCTACAGCAATATTAAATCTTATTGCTATTACTGGTGGGTTTACTTGTATATTAACTTCAATAATTGCAGTTTGTCAAAATGATATAAAAAAAATCATTGCATATTCTACCTGTAGTCAATTAGGTTATATGGTAATGGCATGTGGATCATCTAGTTATAATGGAGCAATGTTTCATTTACTAACGCATGCTTTTTTTAAAGCAATGTTATTTTTAGCTGCAGGCAATGTTATACATATGACTCATCAGCAAGATTTAAATAAAATGCCGCAGCAATTGTGGAGAGTTATGCCTTATACTTATGGGTTATTTTGGTTAGGAACATTAGCAATTGTTGGAATATTTCCTTTTTCAGGATTCTATTCAAAGGATATGATACTAGAATCTGTTTATCTTACAGATAATAAATTTGTTTATTATCTGGGGATTATTGCAGTATTTTTCACAGCGATGTATTCAATTAAATTAATTATAGGAATTTTTCATCAACCTTCTTTTTCATCAACTAAACATTCGATTAAGGAAGTTTCGATAATTATGAATCTGCCGTTATTAATCTTAGCAATTGGTAGTGCTATTTCTGGATGGTATTGTTATAATATCTTAACTATTGGAAAAGTTGAATATTTTGCTAATTCATTATTTAATAATGGAAATTTAGAAAATTTACATATTAATTGCTGGATGATAAAAATACTTCCAATTTTAGTAGGAGTATTTGGCTTAATAATTGGGGGGTTAATTTATTATTATAAAAGTAACGTGAATATTAGCATAATCAGGAGTATTAGTTCTCCAGCTAGGAACAAGTTTTATTTTGATGAAATATATAATACTTTACTAGTGAAAACCTTTAATATTGTTTCATACTACTTAAGTATATTTGATATTAAATGCATAAATAAATTTTTAGATGATAGCTTGATATTTTTAGTGCAAAGTGGGTTTTCAGGTATAAAAAAAATGCAATCAGGGTATGTATCTTGCTATATATTAACAGCACTAGTTAGCATGACTGCATTTTTTACTTTAATTGTTATTAATTACTTTATAACTAGTAACTAAATGCCAATAGTAACTCAAGATATTCCTATATTATCAGTTTGTATTTCTTTGCCATTAAGTGCATTGATAATTTTGTTGCTTATGAGATTAAGCAATTATTTTAATAAATTAGTGTATGTTAAATTCATTGCACTATTAAGTTCATTATTAACATTACTTTGTACCATATATTTATTATTACAATTTGATAATACTGCACATACATATCAGTTTGTTGAATTATATTCAATATTTAAATTGATTGGGCTTAATTATCATGTAGGTATTGATGGTATATCTATCTTCTTTATTGCTTTAACAGCTTTACTTACATTATTATCTATTGTTATTAGTATTTTTACTGTTCAGAAAAAACTGGAAGATAATTTATTATGTTTTTTATTAATAGAATCATTAGTTATCGGAGCCTTTAGCTCGATGAATTTATTGCTATTTTTCATGTTTTTTGAAGCATCATTGTTTCCAATATTTTTACTAATAGGAATTTGGGGAAGCAGCAATAGAATCTATGCTGCATTAAAGTTTTTTCTGTATAGTTTTGTTGGATCAGTATTTTTCTTGGTAGCTATTATATATATACACACATACACTGGTACACTTGAGATTACAGAGTTATATGATCTTATGCCTAGGTTTGATATATCAGTACAAATGCTATTATGGTTAAGTATATTTGTTGCTTTTGCTATTAAAATACCTATGTTGCCTTTGCATAGTTGGTTGCCTGATGCTCACGTTGAAGCCCAAACTGGAGGTTCTGTAATGCTAGCTGGAATATTACTTAAATTGGGTGGATTTGGATTATTAAGAATATGTTTGCCTATGTTGCCAGCTGCATCACAAAAATTTAGTAGTATCGCCATGATATTCAGTGTGGCTGCTATTATTTATTTTTCCATTATAGCTTTTCAACAAATAGATATAAAAAAAGCAATTGCTTATTCTTCAATTGCTCATATGGGGTATGTTACTGTTGGTATTTTTAGCTTGAATACTTATGGAATTCAGGGAGCAATTTTTCAAATGTTAAGTCATGGATTGATATCACCAGCTTTATTTATGATTATTGGTATTTTATATGATCGAACTCATACTAGAGAAATAAGGTTTTATGGTGGTTTAGCTGTTAAAATGACTAAATTAGCTAGTATTTTTATGGCAGCAGTACTTGGGTCAATAGGTGTGCCAGGTACAAGTGGATTTATTGGTGAATTTTTAGTGTTATTAGGGGCTATTACCGCATCTCCATTAATTGGAAGTTTTGCAATTCTAGGAGTGTTACTTGGGGCTGTATATATGCTTTCGCTTTATCGGCGTATTATGTTAGGAGAAATTACTAATCAAAGAGTTTATCAGTTGAATGATATTTTATTAAGTGAAAAGGTAGCTGTGCTACCTTTAATAGTAGCTATGTTTATAATAGGTGTATATCCTAAATTTGTATTAAACATTTTATTGATACCAGCTAAGAACTTAAGCAGTTTATTTATTATATAAATTGTAATTGCTGTGTACGTTTAATTTTATTTGAAAGAGTTATTATGGAAATGTTATATGGTATTATGCCAGAAATTTCGCTTCTTTTATCAGCTTTGATTTTTCAACTAATTGGAGCATATAGTAACAATACGCTAACTCATGTTATAGCTAAAATGGCAATTGGTTTTGCCGCCATATTAATAGCTATTTTAGTATTTCATCCTAACTTGTTTAATGGTATTTACTGGAATAATACATTTATTGTTAACCAATCTAAAATATACTTAAAAATTATTATTTTAATTTTTTATATATCTCTTACTTTAATTTATTCTGGATATATCAAGGTTGCAAACTTAAAAGGCCATAGTGAATATATAGTACTAATGCAGCTTGGAGCTTTAGGAGGATTAATATTGGTTTCAGCTAATGATTTTATGGTTATGTACCTTGGTATTGAGATGCAAGGAATAATAGGATATATTTTAACTACTTTTAATTATAATAATTCTAGATCATCTGAAGCTGGTTTAAAATATTTTATATTGGGGACAGTTTTCTCAGCTATTATGTTGTTTGGTATATCTTTAGTATATGGTATTACTCAAAGTATAAGGTATGATATTGCTTTGCATGCATTGCAAAATCCAAGCTCTGATATTGCTGCGCTAGTGGCTATACTAATGATACTTGTTGGAGTCTTATTTAAATTATCTATCGCGCCGTTCCATATGTGGACACCTGATATTTATGATGGTGCACCTTTAGTAGTAGTTGCGTTATTTTCTAGCTTTCCTAAAATTAGTGTATTAGCATTGCTTGGAAATTTATTATCTGAATTAAAGTTTGCTAGTGAGACCTTCTTTTATATAAAAATGATAATAATGGTACTTGCATGTCTATCATTAATTGTTGGTGCATTTGGCGCATTATTACAACAATCAATTCAAAGGTTTATTGCCTATAGTGCAATATTAAATTTAGGATATGCTGTACTTGCTTTAGTTGCTAACAGCTCTAATGTTATTAGAGCTGAAATATCATATTTTTATATTATTATTTATGCTGCTAGTATGTTAGGATTTATTGCGATAATAATAAACAATTTTACTAATCGTGCTAATTATTTAAAAATTAGTCATCTTAGTGGATTATCTAATGTAAAAAAATTATCGTCAATATTAATAGCAATACAGATGTTCTCATTAGTAGGAATTCCACCTTTTGCAGGGTTTATTAGTAAGTATATCATTTTTACTAGTATTTTAAAATCTGGTATGTATGAATTAATAATTATGGGAATAGCAGCAGTTGTGATTGGATCATATTGTTATCTTAATATTGTTAAAGTAATGTACTTTTTACCTGCTACAGTCAGGTTTCAGAATTCCAGTATAAATTTTGAGCTAAGCTTAGTAAGTATATCTTCAACAGTAATTGTTATATCATTAATGATTATATGTATGTTTTTTGGTGAAGGTTTAAGCGTTATTGTATAATGCTTAGTCAAAATGAGATATGGATTATTCAAGTTTGAAACTATTGATAGTATGCAGACAGAAGGGTTTAAAGCTATTTAATCAATGAATATTGAGGTGAATTTTTGTCATAATATGGAGCATTTTGGAGCTTTTGAGGAGAATCCAAAGCTCGCTATAGCTGTCTCTGGAGGAACTGACTCATTGGCTTTAATGTTACTAGTGAAACACTGGAACGAGAAGGTAAAAGGAGAAATAACTGTTTTAACAATAGATCATCACTTGCGTTCTGAATCAACTAGCGAAGCAGATTATGTTAGTAGTATATGTCAGAATATAAAACTTCAGCATGTTACTCTACACTGGATACATAAAGGAATTACAGGAAATATTCAAGCTCAGGCTCGTAAAGCCAGATATCATTTGTTAACTAACTATTGTCAAGAGCATGACATTTTACATTTGATTACAGGACATCATGCAGATGATATAGTTGAAAATTTTTTCATAAGATTACTTCGTGGAGCAGGACTAGCTGGATTGAGTTCTCATAATATTTTCTTTGTTAATAATGTTCGAATTATTCGTCCACTATTTAATATTACTAAACAAGATTTAAAAAAATATTTAGAACAGCAGAATATTAAATGGATAAATGATCCATCTAATAACTCAAATAAGTATCTTCGTACTCAAGTTCGGGATTTATTAAAATCTATGCTTATTTCTTTTCAGAATAATTTTACAGTAGAATTACTAAAAAAAAGAATAATGCTTAGCCAAATGCATTTAACACGAGCTTTAGACAGTGTAAATAATGAAATAATTCACTATGTAGTTTATGCAGTTAAAATTTATTCAGCCGGTTTTGCTGTAATCGATAGAAAGCTTTTTAGGCAAGCTTCACCTGAGGCTCGATATGCTATATTATCATACTTACTGATGATTGTTGGTGCTAATACAAAACCTCAAAGATTTTCTTCTTTACAACATATTATTTTGCATGATATACAAGAGTATAATACTTATAAAACTTTACATGGATGCATTGTTGAATATTCTATACAATATATTATAATATATAGAGAGTTTGGGCGTTGCTATCCTAGATCAAAGGTTGTAAGTAATTCAGTAGTTTGGGACTATAGATTTAAAGTAGTTGATAATAGAAAAAATAATCGTATGAATTTAACTATTGATTATTTAAAAAAAAGCGACTATCACTTAATTAAATCCTATGTTGAAAGTAATCAGAGAAATGCTTACTTTAACTACAGCAGGAAAATATTATTTACTTTTCCTGTGATTAAACATCTTGAAAAAGTCATAGCGATTCCACATATAAAATACTATAGTGATAAAACAATTCAAGAAAGTGTGAGCTTTGTTTTTGAACCGAAGTTAATATCGCGTTGGTTTCATTATTGTTAAAAAATTTAGGGTTAATATGAATAATCAAAACAGAAATGTATTATTTTGGGCAACAGTATTTATTGTACTTGTTGTAGCATTTAATTTGCTGCAAGGAGAAAGTTTTATTACTAGTCAACAGCAACTACATTTATCTGATTTTTTAGCTAGAGTCGATGCTAAGCAGGTTAGTAGAGTAAAAATTCAAGGTCATAGTTTAGAAGGAGAGCTTACTGATGGTAGTAGTTTTTCAACTTATTTTGGCAATTATGATAATTTAGTTAATCGTCTAAATGATAATGGAGTACATATTGAGGTACTACCTACAAGTACTAGAATGGGAGCATTTATAAGTACTATTATTTCATGGTTTCCAATGTTGTTGTTTATTGGAGTATGGATATTTGTTATGAGACAAATGCAAAGTGGGTCTAGTAAGGCGCTATATTTTGGTAGATCTAAGGCTAAATTAATGGCTGAGAACAGTGTAAAAGTTTCCTTTAAAGATGTTGCTGGCATAGAAGAAGCTAAAGACGAGTTAATGGAGATTGTAGATTTTCTTAGAGATCCAGGAAAGTTTCAAAAATTGGGTGGTAAGATTCCTAAAGGATGCTTATTAATAGGTCCTCCTGGTACTGGTAAAACTTTATTAGCAAAAGCTATTGCTGGAGAAGCTAATGTTCCATTTTTTCATATTTCAGGTTCAAATTTTGTTGAGATGTTTGTAGGGGTAGGGGCTAGTCGAGTTCGAGATATGTTTGAACAAGCTAAAAAAAATGCTCCTTGTATTGTTTTCATTGATGAAATTGATGCAGTTGGTAGACATAGAGGTATAGGATTAGGTGGGGGAAATGATGAACGCGAACAAACCCTTAATCAGATATTAGTTGAAATGGATGGGTTTGAATCTAACGAAGGTGTGATAGTAGTTGCTGCTACTAACCGTGCAGATGTTTTAGATCAAGCTTTATTACGTCCTGGACGATTTGATAGAAAGATTGTTTTAATTAACCCTGATGTAAAAGGTAGAGAAAAAATTCTAAATGTTCATTTACAAAAAGTAAAGCACGCTGCAGATATTAATATTAAAGCTATTGCTTGTGGAACATTTGGATTATCTGGGGCTGCATTAGCCAATATCGTTAATGAATCTGCATTAATTGCAGCTAAAAATAATAAAAAAGAAATTAGCAATGAAGATTTAGAGCAGGCAAAAGATAAAATTATGATGGGAAGTGAACGTCGCTCTATGGCTCTTACTGATGAGCAGAAACGTTGCACTGCTTATCATGAAGCAGGTCATGCTATTGTTGCTTTATATGTTAAGGCTTCAGATCCAATTCATAAAGTAACGATTGTGCCTAGAGGATCTTCTCTAGGTATGGTAATGAGGTTGCCAAAACATGATAGATTAAATTATACTAAAGAACAACTAGAGTCTAATATTACAGTAGCTTTAGGAGGGCGTATAGCTGAAGAAGTGATTTTTGGAAAAGATAAAGTAACTACTGGTGCTGCTGAGGATATTAAGCAGTGTACTAAAATTGCCAGGTTTATGGTACTTGAAGCTGGTTTAAGCGATAAAGTTGGGTTACAAGAGTATACTTCATACTATGAATCATCATCATATCCAAATCAAAGAGGTAAGTTAGCTTTTATGTCAGAAAAAAATGCTCAAATTATTGAAGATGAAGTAACAAGACTAATCAACGCAGGATATAAATTAGCTCGAGAAATAATAACATCACATTTAGATAAATTAAAACTTATTGCCAATAGTTTACTTGATAAAGAAACTTTAAACGGTGACGATGTTAAATTATTAGTATTTGGTGAACAAAAGACTAAGGTTAAAAAGAAAAATACTCAATCTAAAATAAATGTCGCTTCTGAAAAAAATGAGGAAGCTGCGGCAGGATAAATAAATTTTGTTTTCTTGAAATAGAAAAGACCAAATGGTTTTAGGTAGAGAATTTTTTTTGCAGGATACAAATATAGTTAGTACTAATTTGATTGGTAAGCTGTTATGTTATAAGAATTTCTGTGGTATTATTACTGAGACAGAAAGCTATATTGGACAAGATGATCCTGCTTGTCATGCTGCTAAAGGTATGACAAAAAGAACTAAAATTATGTTTGGGCAGGCTGGATTTAGTTATGTATACTTTATCTATGGTATGTACTATTGTCTAAATATTGTTACTGAGGCTTTAAATTTTCCAGCTGCCACTTTAATTAGAGGAATAAAATTAATTCATCCTCCATATACCCATCTTAATGGGCCAGGTAAAGTTTGCAAATTTTTAGGTATTAATTTAACTCATAATGCTATCGATATTACTTTATCAAAAGAATTATACATTAAGGACATAAGCTGCACATTAAATTATATATCTACACCTAGAATAGGTATTTCTAAGGGATTAAATAAAATGTGGCGCTATGTTATTACTGATAAAGAATTTCCTTCAAATATTTTCCTACCTTCTTAGAAGTGATATATCGAGATGGTTGAAATAAAATTAGGAAATCGAAGTGCAACTAAAGCTTTTGCTCAGCACTTAGCTGTAAATTTGAAGCCAGGATCAATAGTTACTTTCAGTGGAGATTTAGGAGCTGGAAAGACTTTTATATGCAGAGAAATTATTCGTACAATATGTGGAATGAATACTATAGTATCAAGTCCAACTTTTAATGTACTACAAAGATATCAGGCTGATAACTTTGCAATTTATCATTTTGATTTATATCGTCTAAGAGATAGTAGTGAGATTTATGAGCTTGGCATTGAAGATGCGTGGCAACAAAATGTTTGCTTGATTGAATGGCCAGAACTGATAGAAGCTATAATACCTAGGCCTTACGTTAGTATAAGGATAACAATGAATACTAATTTAGAAAGGATTATTTCAGTTGTAAATTTACTGTAATGATAGTGCTTTTTTACAAATTGTATCTTTATAAGATATGTTGATTGCCTTAAAAAATAAAAATTTACAGATCTAAAATAAAATCTAGCATTGAAACTAAGAATAGTAATGAGAAAAATTTATTATTAAGGTATGCTTAAACTAATAATCCATAAGTGAAATATTCAAAATGCAGATATACCAGAATAGATCATTAGTTAAGGATAAACTTAAAATGTTGCCATTTACATTAATATTGACAATATGCATAGTTTGTATTTTTGGATTGATAACATTATACTCTGCAACTGGTTGTAAGTTTTTTTTGCGCGCTCATAAGCAAATTCTATATTATATTACGTTTTTACCAATTGGAATACTGTTAGCCTTAGTAGATGTAAGATATATATATAAATACTCGTATATTTTATATTTTATTGTGTGTGTTGTATTAGTTATGGTTGAG from Orientia tsutsugamushi str. Boryong includes:
- the nuoI gene encoding NADH-quinone oxidoreductase subunit NuoI; its protein translation is MTNFTKSFLLYEIIVGMFLTLKYFFKSKVTIRYPNEVSKLSPRFKGEHALRRYPDGEERCIACKLCEAICPAQAITIEAKEQPNGSRRTTKYDIDMTKCIYCGLCQEACPVDAIVEGPNLEFATETHQELLYNKEKLLRNGDMWEHVIAKNLKVDSIYR
- a CDS encoding NADH-quinone oxidoreductase subunit J; this translates as MLFFYLFSVLALLGSIGVITSKNPVYAALWLIFVFCNTSGLLILLGAEFLAFLLVIVYAGAVAILFLFVVMMLNIKSDNLVLVKTRTILNIPIYVIIAFIFIIDLSIIIVMCFSNYCPIHYEENNLDIKAIGRVLYTEYALQFQLSGIILLIAMIGCVVLTVRKRSGVKRQDHYSQINRNRNSSIQVVKVEVNKGIEDVDSN
- the nuoK gene encoding NADH-quinone oxidoreductase subunit NuoK, which codes for MSILIKEIGLIHYLIFTTILFGIGLIGVMRNWCSVILTLMSIELMLLAVNVNFIVFASYYNNIIGQIFSIMIFSVAAAESAIGLAIIVVHFRNCSSISVKDLNKLKG
- the nuoL gene encoding NADH-quinone oxidoreductase subunit L yields the protein MSFLITLLPCLPLISGVISRLNNSFATKIISYITVMLIASTSFAAILVFWNISKHNSVEHIILFEWLELLNFKSHWAIYIDKLTALMLVIVSLISTIVHIYSIGYLHDDKELPKFMSYLSFFTFFMLMLVSSDNFLQLFFGWEGVGVSSYLLIGFWHKKYAAIIAAYKAFIVNRFADCAFLLAIIAIIYNCNSVEFKTVFSHAEQLSKTIVSIVDIKISVLDLICCLLFIGCMGKSAQIGLHIWLPDAMEGPTPASALIHAATMVTAGIFLLARCSFMFEYSTAILNLIAITGGFTCILTSIIAVCQNDIKKIIAYSTCSQLGYMVMACGSSSYNGAMFHLLTHAFFKAMLFLAAGNVIHMTHQQDLNKMPQQLWRVMPYTYGLFWLGTLAIVGIFPFSGFYSKDMILESVYLTDNKFVYYLGIIAVFFTAMYSIKLIIGIFHQPSFSSTKHSIKEVSIIMNLPLLILAIGSAISGWYCYNILTIGKVEYFANSLFNNGNLENLHINCWMIKILPILVGVFGLIIGGLIYYYKSNVNISIIRSISSPARNKFYFDEIYNTLLVKTFNIVSYYLSIFDIKCINKFLDDSLIFLVQSGFSGIKKMQSGYVSCYILTALVSMTAFFTLIVINYFITSN
- a CDS encoding NADH-quinone oxidoreductase subunit M; the encoded protein is MPIVTQDIPILSVCISLPLSALIILLLMRLSNYFNKLVYVKFIALLSSLLTLLCTIYLLLQFDNTAHTYQFVELYSIFKLIGLNYHVGIDGISIFFIALTALLTLLSIVISIFTVQKKLEDNLLCFLLIESLVIGAFSSMNLLLFFMFFEASLFPIFLLIGIWGSSNRIYAALKFFLYSFVGSVFFLVAIIYIHTYTGTLEITELYDLMPRFDISVQMLLWLSIFVAFAIKIPMLPLHSWLPDAHVEAQTGGSVMLAGILLKLGGFGLLRICLPMLPAASQKFSSIAMIFSVAAIIYFSIIAFQQIDIKKAIAYSSIAHMGYVTVGIFSLNTYGIQGAIFQMLSHGLISPALFMIIGILYDRTHTREIRFYGGLAVKMTKLASIFMAAVLGSIGVPGTSGFIGEFLVLLGAITASPLIGSFAILGVLLGAVYMLSLYRRIMLGEITNQRVYQLNDILLSEKVAVLPLIVAMFIIGVYPKFVLNILLIPAKNLSSLFII
- a CDS encoding NADH-quinone oxidoreductase subunit N produces the protein MEMLYGIMPEISLLLSALIFQLIGAYSNNTLTHVIAKMAIGFAAILIAILVFHPNLFNGIYWNNTFIVNQSKIYLKIIILIFYISLTLIYSGYIKVANLKGHSEYIVLMQLGALGGLILVSANDFMVMYLGIEMQGIIGYILTTFNYNNSRSSEAGLKYFILGTVFSAIMLFGISLVYGITQSIRYDIALHALQNPSSDIAALVAILMILVGVLFKLSIAPFHMWTPDIYDGAPLVVVALFSSFPKISVLALLGNLLSELKFASETFFYIKMIIMVLACLSLIVGAFGALLQQSIQRFIAYSAILNLGYAVLALVANSSNVIRAEISYFYIIIYAASMLGFIAIIINNFTNRANYLKISHLSGLSNVKKLSSILIAIQMFSLVGIPPFAGFISKYIIFTSILKSGMYELIIMGIAAVVIGSYCYLNIVKVMYFLPATVRFQNSSINFELSLVSISSTVIVISLMIICMFFGEGLSVIV
- the tilS gene encoding tRNA lysidine(34) synthetase TilS produces the protein MNIEVNFCHNMEHFGAFEENPKLAIAVSGGTDSLALMLLVKHWNEKVKGEITVLTIDHHLRSESTSEADYVSSICQNIKLQHVTLHWIHKGITGNIQAQARKARYHLLTNYCQEHDILHLITGHHADDIVENFFIRLLRGAGLAGLSSHNIFFVNNVRIIRPLFNITKQDLKKYLEQQNIKWINDPSNNSNKYLRTQVRDLLKSMLISFQNNFTVELLKKRIMLSQMHLTRALDSVNNEIIHYVVYAVKIYSAGFAVIDRKLFRQASPEARYAILSYLLMIVGANTKPQRFSSLQHIILHDIQEYNTYKTLHGCIVEYSIQYIIIYREFGRCYPRSKVVSNSVVWDYRFKVVDNRKNNRMNLTIDYLKKSDYHLIKSYVESNQRNAYFNYSRKILFTFPVIKHLEKVIAIPHIKYYSDKTIQESVSFVFEPKLISRWFHYC
- the ftsH gene encoding ATP-dependent zinc metalloprotease FtsH, which produces MNNQNRNVLFWATVFIVLVVAFNLLQGESFITSQQQLHLSDFLARVDAKQVSRVKIQGHSLEGELTDGSSFSTYFGNYDNLVNRLNDNGVHIEVLPTSTRMGAFISTIISWFPMLLFIGVWIFVMRQMQSGSSKALYFGRSKAKLMAENSVKVSFKDVAGIEEAKDELMEIVDFLRDPGKFQKLGGKIPKGCLLIGPPGTGKTLLAKAIAGEANVPFFHISGSNFVEMFVGVGASRVRDMFEQAKKNAPCIVFIDEIDAVGRHRGIGLGGGNDEREQTLNQILVEMDGFESNEGVIVVAATNRADVLDQALLRPGRFDRKIVLINPDVKGREKILNVHLQKVKHAADINIKAIACGTFGLSGAALANIVNESALIAAKNNKKEISNEDLEQAKDKIMMGSERRSMALTDEQKRCTAYHEAGHAIVALYVKASDPIHKVTIVPRGSSLGMVMRLPKHDRLNYTKEQLESNITVALGGRIAEEVIFGKDKVTTGAAEDIKQCTKIARFMVLEAGLSDKVGLQEYTSYYESSSYPNQRGKLAFMSEKNAQIIEDEVTRLINAGYKLAREIITSHLDKLKLIANSLLDKETLNGDDVKLLVFGEQKTKVKKKNTQSKINVASEKNEEAAAG
- a CDS encoding DNA-3-methyladenine glycosylase, whose translation is MVLGREFFLQDTNIVSTNLIGKLLCYKNFCGIITETESYIGQDDPACHAAKGMTKRTKIMFGQAGFSYVYFIYGMYYCLNIVTEALNFPAATLIRGIKLIHPPYTHLNGPGKVCKFLGINLTHNAIDITLSKELYIKDISCTLNYISTPRIGISKGLNKMWRYVITDKEFPSNIFLPS
- the tsaE gene encoding tRNA (adenosine(37)-N6)-threonylcarbamoyltransferase complex ATPase subunit type 1 TsaE, translated to MVEIKLGNRSATKAFAQHLAVNLKPGSIVTFSGDLGAGKTFICREIIRTICGMNTIVSSPTFNVLQRYQADNFAIYHFDLYRLRDSSEIYELGIEDAWQQNVCLIEWPELIEAIIPRPYVSIRITMNTNLERIISVVNLL